The following is a genomic window from Hyperolius riggenbachi isolate aHypRig1 chromosome 4, aHypRig1.pri, whole genome shotgun sequence.
gttagggcagcaggagtcgtgggagccatttacacacgaacccgatgtttccacaacaccggtggcagcacagaggggagaggaggaggaagaagaggagtcgtgtggggaaggggaggagtcagactctgatgatggtgatgatgatgaggaaggtgtttctgtggaggaggaagaggcggcggaagaagaacaaccgcggcagccatcacagggggcttctgctgctccacgttcccgtggtattgttcgtggctggggggaggaagaggagttgcgtcccgtcactgaggaagagcaagaggagatggagagtacgtctgcatccagctttgtgcagatgtcctctttcatgttgtccagcctgttgagggaccccgtatcaaaaaactcaagacgaatgacctgtactgggtggccacgctactagaccctcggtacaggcacaaagtggcggacctcttactaactcaacaaaaggcggaaaggatgcagcacttgcagaacaagctgtcggtgatgctttacaatgcatttaagggtgatgtggctgcacaacgcaatcaaggtaccactggcagtaaccctcctcctcccaagtccacgcaggcaaggacaggacactccagcgatctcaggttgatgtcggacatgcggacgttctttagtccaactcctcgccataatccttccggatccaccctccaacaacgcctggaccggcaggtagccgactacctggccttgagtgtggatgtagactctgcgaaaagcgacgatgaacccttggactactggttgcgcaggcttgacctgtggccagagctgtcccaatttgccatacaacttctctcttgccctgccgcaagcgtcctgtcagaaaggaccttcagtgcagctggaggcatagttactgagaagagaagtcgcctaagtcacgacagtgttcagtacctaacctttatcaagaagaatgaggaatggatcacggagggctactgcacgaccgaagactaagtcagtccccacacacagcatctgtgCCTGCaggcgcttgactgccttctccgccaccaccaacagggtccaggactctaggcggattcctgaatttttaaggccgctgctagcagcggcctctacactaatttttcttgtgcgtgtacatgtgcccatcccccttcgtgatcattaccttgccgcggtgaaggggcttgcgcatcacaatgaagcaatgatcgccggctatttgagtgtctcgggtggcggtggcacacaaaagataataaggtcgttgcttcattgtggtcagaccaaatttgatcagctggacagtcactgttctgtcattcagctacatcagccgggcgagcatatgggctgaaaagccaccatcacctgcactctcgtcatggtgtgcaccagtccagcacggccatcactacacaaacggctgtttgcagtcactgcatacctttcactgcatctgtgactgcacattatacctggcagtcagtgcataacttgcacttgaatgaatacacttttaaacaatttagaaatacaaccatctaagctttcaaacaatttaaaaatacaactatctaaagtttcaaacaatttaaaaatacaaccatctaaagtttcaaacaatttaaaaatacaaccatctatcattttcaaacaatttaaaaaaagggcaaaaaaacttgccctccgtaaaacattcttggcaaatgctttcgacttggtttgtgttccgctgggtcaagggtccatctgaccacagatgcctggtctgcaaagcacggtcagggcagctacagcatgggtctcagcaggctcccacttcgggccggaatctaaccttcattccccgcggtgacaatggcagacttgcccttcataacggattcccgttaaaaggatttaaagttgattcattacaattagggcctcaaagtcctgtattgcatgcctgcctgctgccctccttggatgtgcagtggtagccgttgctcaggctccacaccggattccatccctcattccccggccattacccggggtcaaaaatggcagacttgcccgcctccatatgattctcgtgaaaggaatgtggtgtcatctttgcccgccataactggttctggttaaaggatttaaagtacattcatttcaaatacacagcagggcctcgaaagtcctcctcctgtattgttatttttggtcactacctcggggcgggcgggcgggcgtgcatgcctgcctgctgctctccttggatgtgtagtggtagccgttgctcaggctccacactggattcaaacccctcattccccggccattacccggggtcacaatggcagacttgcccgcctccccaggattctcattgtagcggtactgaacaagtacacagcaagtagaaaatgtaatttaaaaacaaaaggtaagctttttaacaatgccatggaaagttgagaaggaagtcacacattacctgacatcactgagtgaggaagagcaatctcgccatgttgcgcagtagcccagcatggccgtcactacacaaacagctgtttgcggtgcgttacacagtgagtttggtgtgtcagtgtgaagcagtactctaattacactccctgattgatgtatacacatgcaagatgttttaaagcacgttaggcctgcaatttagcattcaatgtgatttctgcccttaaaacgctgctttgcgtcacatccagatttttccccgggacttttggcatgtatcccactccgccatgcccccctccaggtgttagaccccttgaaacatcttttccatcacttttgtggccagcataattttttctatttttcaaagttcgcctccccattgaagtctattgcggttcgcaaacttttccgcgaaccgaaccttctgcggaagttcgcgaactgaaaatcggcggttcgcgacatctctagacctgtcacaatttgccatccaacttatgtcttgccttgcctcaagcgtcctgtcagaaaggaccttcagcgcagctggacgcattgtcactgagaagagaagtcgcctaagtcaaaaaagtgttcagtacctcacctttatcataatgaatgaggcatggatcccggagggctaatgcccgcccgaagactaagtcagtccccacacacagcatctctgcctgcacgccgtgtgactgcctgccccatgactaagttgctccccacacagaatctctgcctgcaggccgcttaacttccttctccgccaccaccaacagggtccaccaggactccaggcggattcctgaatttttaaggccgctgctagcagcggccgctataataatttttcaggggcgtgtacatgcctgcctaatttttctggctgcactgcagctgcaacaacaaaacaaaaggcatgtacatgtgtcaattccccttcgtgatcgttaccttgccgcggtgaagggacttgcgtatcacaatgaagcaatggccgacggttatatgagtgtctcggggggtggcacaccaaagataataaggtcattgcttcattgtggacagaccaaattcgatcagctggacagtcactgttgttctgtcattgagctatctcagcctggcgaccatatgggcttgaaaactgccaaggCCTGCActgtcgccatggtgcgcaccagtccagcacggccgtcactacacaaacagctgtttgcggtgcgttacacagtgagtttggtctgtcagtgtgaagcagtactctaattacactccctgattgatgtatacacatgcaagatgttttaaagcactttaggcctccaatttagcatgcaatgtgatttctgcccttaaaacgctgctttgcgtcaaatccagatttttcccgggacttttggcatgtatcccactccgccatgcccccctccaggtgttagaccccttgaaacatcttttccatcacttttgtggccagcataaatgtttctagttttcaaagctcgcctccccattgaagtctattgtggtttgcgaaagttcgcatgTTCACGAATATTTGCGGAGGTTAGCGAACGCGgtacgcgaaccgaaaatcggaggtttgcaccatctctattaagcaataccagttgccaggctgccctgctgatcctctgcctctaatacatttagccatagaccttgaacaagtatgcaagcaagcagcagatcaggtgtttctggcattattgtcaaatctgacaagattagctgcatgcttgtttctggtgtggttcagagactactgcagcaaaatatcagcagggctgccaggcaactggtattgtttaactgcttcccgaccgcctaatgccgataggcgtcgggatGCTGGTAGCcctgtcatcagtctaccagcgacGTTTGccgataggagactgttagacagcgaaacctccatctatttacattgtacagcactgcgatctatggcagcgctgtactggggacagctgtgtcaccggAGGCTTAAGAGCGATCTCATaggccgatcgctgtcattggctgatgggggggagggaggagcaggaaagaaaaatacacaattttatttaaaataaatgcacaaataaattaatttaaaaaaaaatactgcctgCAGCAGCAATCTGCAAGCTCTGTTGGTGTTCAGAAAAGGGGGGGGTTCATATGTGTGCACGGATGTATGGCTTtgcagcgagctcttaaagctgcagagccctaaattgtaaaaaatagcctggtcactaggagggtgtaagcctatggtcctgaagtggttaaagagacactgaagcgagtgaAGTGTCTCCAATTGATCTTTGTGTTTATGGAGTTGTCAGACTTACCGTGGTGGGGAACTCTTTAAGTTCTTCGTGGTAGACAGCCAGCTCTGTGACAAGGGTGTGGGGGAAATATCCAACAAGTCCCTGCTGATCCCTGTACTGGTCACTGTAAACCTGTCAGTGAGGAGGAGAATTAGTACAGCGCAATTCCAGTTCACACAGGCTCATACTGGAATGGAGCAATGCAATGCAGCTGTCGTTCCATTCAACAATCCCAGAGCCAAATCTCACAGCTTGTGCTAACCAAGCAGCTGGATCACATGTGGCTGCAACAACTGGAACATCACACTTGTGTCTAAAGATTGCTAACAGAGAACTGCATTCCATCCTTCCACCTATACATGCTTGCTTCATGAAGAGTACAATGTGATAAGACAAACCTCACAGTGGTGTgtcttaggagctctgggccacagtgcaagttttacattgggctccctcaagcactgtatacataacaattgatatggagcaccaaagcaCACCAATGAcacccgcagtgtcagagaggcgtGAGCTGGGCAGGAGAACCGTCTATAAATGGTTACAACAACTAATCAAAGAACATACGGCGGTGATTATTGCCAGTGCTGAATAAAGTGGTTgatggagggcccctctggtccaagggccctgatgcggttgctacctctgcatcccattATCGCTACGCCACTGAAACCTCACTTTGGATTATCTCAGGCACATCATGAACAGTTATATTTTCCAGGCTTCTTTTCCTTGTTAGGCTGACCTGCACGCTTGTCGACCTGtcgggcagttcagcctcccagctagtgatggtcatgtcttggAGAACttgcggagaagcatgtgatttgtttgatcagctggtaGATTTGCAAAGATCTGATTTGCTTtggtcacatcctgctttagcacatgatcatgactagcaaatcagaaacttgcatatctatcacctgaccaaactgatcacatgcttctccatgagttctcccagacatgaccatcactactcctAGCTGCCAGCCACAAGTGCCATTGGGCTGTATTTACATGTAGCTGAATGGCAGTATTTGTTAACAACGTGTGTGTCATGTCTGACACTGGCAAAAAAACCCCATCTAGTTTTGTGTCTGAGGACCACAGCCACCATACTCTGACGCAACTTCATGAAGGGCTGCCTGTCCTCCACCTGTGCTGACCGCTAGCAAGTGCCTGACCTGGTGGACAGGAGCAGGTGACTGGCGTTGAATTCACCCCCTTTAGCTGCTTTTGAAAAGCGGCCATAGATCCATAATGGCCAACAGGATCACAATAAAAGCCTTTGGGTGATATAAATATATGCTTGTTAATAGGGCTGCTTTGATACTAACAAAGGCAGCACCCTATCCCTCCTGGTCACCTCTGGGTGTCACTGTCCATCAGTTTATTTATATATGTAGAGGTGGCCATTCACAGCTACAGGAATCATATATAATGGGATACTTGGCATATAGACAAAGGTACACACTGGTCACAACTATTGCTAAATCACAGAGTAGACCACACTCTGTCTGCCCAGTAGTTCTACAGGAAACCACCGTTCGGCACCAGCAGTCAAATGACTGCACTTAGCAGCTTGACATTCTTACAGCCGTAGCGGATATTGATGTGGACCTCCTAGACGTCTTCAagcagtgattattattattattattaccctaTTGTCTGGCATTGGGCACTCTAGCCCTCGCTCTGCTCCTAGTCTACATCTCCATACAGAGCCCCGCGCTTCTCTCCCGCTGTATGGTTCCCACTTTGGTGTATTGGTTTCAGGAGGTGGCTCTATATGCCAGGCTTTCAGTCCCCATGACCAGGGACAGGGCACATGACAGTTTCTGCTGGCTTGCAGTGACAGATGAGGATTCTGTGCTGTCATCTCATGCTGCTGTTTCCAGCTGGTAGATAGATGCTGCCCCTTCAAATGTATAAGCCACAGCTAGTTTGCAATGATTTAGCACTAGTGAGAATAGATGAAGCCCATCTCTGTAGTGCTTTATTGTGTCCATCGGCATACGTAATGAATGCAATGTATCAAAAAGCCGTGCAAGACGGGACGTTGCATCCCTCTACCGCAGTGGAGACAACGGATGCATTGGAAATGGACATGTGTGAACATGGACATGCTACACAACCTAGGCCAGGATACCTGAAAGATttgctgcaactgcatcacacctcccacaacctcagagcaAAAGGATCCaatcaggggcgtacctagaaattactgggcctccctgtaaaactttggatggggccccctctccccctcccctcgctttctgcacaggtaaactgagaaccaatgttatacaATAAGCTAGTGCACATTTGAATTTGTTTTcttcatgcagataaaaacagacagtagTGCAGCACTGCAGGcactttctctatcaattacattaacttctgtgataaaacatgcatgttttaacaCAAGACACGACtcaaagcagtagcagtgttagggagacttgcctgaggtctcctattgaataggtgctgacttactgaacaggcagagccaagattccaaCCCAGATCtgctgtgtcagaggtagagcccttaaccagtacaccatccagccaccacatgcagacacacatggtttgcagaaaacccatgcagaaaactgacagatgagtgtgcttccagcctcagcttattacactcacactGTCCATCCCTGATGGATCAGAACTGGTTCTACAgatttctccagcatcactaaagTGCAGAGCACTTGGggggagaggttgggggctgggcgttgtacacaagaccctgttgaaaactgaatagggactgtctacaaatctttgtctacaaaactttgcatgattccttatcagtgactaagcagatgcagtcatttgaACAATTGTACAAAGAGCAGGAAGCTTTTTCTctacatgcccttagttgtcagtctctcaggacaggaaaaataaacttctcaccccatagggcccccatggcttctgggcccccctgcggcttcatcgattgcagggtctattgttacacccctggatctaataacttaaccccccccccccccccccagagtacaactaaaaacctttggagccagagctttctgtcatgctgcccctaccctgtggaatgccttgccaaatgtAATAAAGACAGCTCCAACTGTGGACAtgcttaaatcaaaactgaaaagaaacctgtttagtctggcatttatgatcacataacttcccCCCTGTAAACACCACTACAGTAtgcactgatctgagacaagcttatgcactttgggtcctatggggaaaagtggtttacaaatgttttgttgttgttgttgtggaaTGGATCTTACAGCTAACATTGGATCTATTGGCATGTCCATTTATCCATTGTTCTCGGTTGTGACACTGACAAATGGTCTGGGGTGAATTTAACTCACAGTGGAGTCCTAGGAGTGAGAACAGTGAAGGCCCGCACCCACTACAGAATTTtggaatataattttttttacaaccgGCGATTTTTTGGAGCGACGAACGATCGTTTTCACGATCTCGCAACATGGGTACAGGCATGTGGTGATTACACATACAGCGTTTGGCGACATGCAGCGATAACTATAAAACTTACACTGCCGGACCAGAATTCCCCGGACTCATCGCTTTGTGGTAATAGCTTGGTGTAGATGTAGACCAGCTCTCCCCTCTTGACGTTAATGAACCTGCAGTCTGGTGCATGGTAATCATCTAAAGCTTCACCGAGAGATATGGCATCTGAAAGGCGAACAATAACACAGAATACTCAGGATCAGCCAATATTGTCAGCATCATCTCAGGCTGGAGGGGAATGGGTTGCTTTCAGCCAGCGGTGTTTGAGGATTAATCTTTGTTTGAGCAGCACAAACAGGAGTTTGATTACCTTTCTATGGCAATACAAAATATGTTTACATGATTATGGGAGAGCCTATAAATGTCAACAATAATGTTATTACACCGGCTAGCTATAGATAGATGGCGGTGGGTCAGGACATGGCAGTATAATCACTCTGGTACATGCTtgttattttaaatgaaacaacacacacacacacacacacacacacacacacacaaacacacacacacgctctctctTGTATGTTTAGAGGAAATTGCATAACCCTCAATCCTAGCTTGGAATGTTCGCTCTTGTTTGTTaaagggaaaattcacttttgctgGGAAAATACACAAACTATTCCGTCTGCTCTACAGTGAAAGGATTCATTGTAAATACATTATTACAGCTGGCTAATCTTGTCCATGTGTGCATGAAATGGAAACTGTCAGATGGTAGTGATAGAGTTTGTTGGCAGCCTATTGATTAGTGCAGGTGTCAAAaatgattcataaaggctcctGCTCTGTGCAACCAACTTTTTGTCCAACAAAAGTGAGAGTACCTGGATAGCCTGAACTCCAAGTGAAGTGCAGTTGCCATGGTTTCATACAGCAGCATAAATACAattcatgcacccccccccccccagacacacacacaatgttcACACCTATTCCctggcctccccttggtgcccatcATGGCCttggggtcataaaacaagtgtggccatcaggatcttcacacccataacaagtgtagccacaaaaccacctgatctggagtatagtcccctgtatagtaggaagggaaggttagtagttgggcccctccgcagctctgggccccagtgcgatcgcaggggctgctccccactAGTTATGCCCCCAAGCATGCAAGTTGAGCTTACTGGATGTTTTGAAAATTTACAGCTGGTGACAAAT
Proteins encoded in this region:
- the OTOR gene encoding otoraplin; amino-acid sequence: MAHIVDVVVIVLCLGFMHQEANGVYMEKLASKKLCADDECIYAISLGEALDDYHAPDCRFINVKRGELVYIYTKLLPQSDESGEFWSGSVYSDQYRDQQGLVGYFPHTLVTELAVYHEELKEFPTTDIDFYCD